In a genomic window of Streptomyces roseoviridis:
- the eat gene encoding ethanolamine permease, which yields MTLEDTSGTTASKAAPDDYLQRRTLRRGSAGWLLLTGLGVAYVVSGDFSGWNIGLSKGGFGGLAVATVLMGAMYACLVFALAELSAILPTAGGGYGFARRALGTWGGFLTGTAILIEYVLAPAAISIFIGDYVESLGLFGLESGWPVYLVCFALFIGIHLWGVGEALRFSLIVTAVAVAALLVFALGALSDFHVSGLDDIPADPEATGSSSWLPFGLLGIWAAFPFGMWFFLGVEGVPLAAEEAKDPVRSMPRALALSMGVLVVLALITFLAATGARGSAAIQEAGNPLVVALQGDGEPTALSRFVNYAGLAGLVASFFSLIYAGSRQLFALSRAGYLPRFLSLTSRRKSPYLGLLIPGALGFALAAGTGDGARMLNIAVFGATISYALMALSHIVLRRREPGLHRPYRTPGGVLTSSVAFVLALAALVATFLVDKDAAFIALAVYVIALAYFAFYSRHHLVAKAPEEEFAALAAAEAELER from the coding sequence ATGACGCTGGAAGACACCTCAGGCACCACAGCAAGCAAGGCCGCGCCCGACGACTACCTTCAGCGCCGCACCCTGCGCCGCGGCAGCGCGGGCTGGCTGCTGCTGACCGGTCTCGGGGTGGCGTACGTCGTCTCGGGCGACTTCTCCGGCTGGAACATCGGACTGTCCAAGGGCGGCTTCGGCGGTCTCGCCGTCGCGACCGTGCTCATGGGCGCCATGTACGCCTGTCTGGTGTTCGCGCTCGCCGAGCTGTCCGCGATCCTGCCCACGGCCGGCGGCGGCTACGGCTTCGCCCGGCGGGCGCTCGGCACCTGGGGCGGCTTCCTGACCGGGACGGCGATCCTCATCGAGTACGTCCTCGCGCCCGCCGCCATCTCCATCTTCATCGGCGACTACGTGGAGTCCCTCGGGCTGTTCGGCCTGGAGTCGGGCTGGCCCGTCTACCTGGTCTGCTTCGCCCTGTTCATCGGCATCCACCTGTGGGGCGTGGGCGAGGCGCTGCGCTTCAGCCTGATCGTCACCGCCGTCGCGGTGGCCGCGCTGCTGGTCTTCGCCCTCGGCGCGCTGAGCGACTTCCACGTGTCCGGCCTCGACGACATCCCCGCCGACCCGGAGGCGACCGGCTCCAGCTCCTGGCTGCCGTTCGGCCTGCTCGGCATCTGGGCCGCGTTCCCCTTCGGCATGTGGTTCTTCCTGGGTGTCGAGGGCGTGCCGCTCGCCGCCGAGGAGGCCAAGGACCCGGTGCGCTCGATGCCGAGGGCGCTCGCCCTGTCGATGGGCGTCCTCGTGGTCCTCGCGCTGATCACCTTCCTCGCGGCGACCGGGGCCCGCGGCTCGGCCGCCATCCAGGAGGCCGGCAATCCGCTGGTGGTGGCGCTCCAGGGCGACGGGGAGCCGACCGCGCTCAGCCGCTTCGTGAACTACGCGGGGCTCGCGGGCCTGGTCGCGTCCTTCTTCTCCCTCATCTACGCGGGCTCCCGCCAGCTCTTCGCGCTGTCCCGGGCCGGCTACCTGCCCCGCTTCCTCTCCCTGACCAGCCGCCGCAAGTCGCCCTACCTGGGGCTGCTCATTCCCGGCGCGCTCGGTTTCGCGCTCGCCGCGGGGACCGGGGACGGGGCGCGGATGCTGAACATCGCGGTGTTCGGCGCGACCATCTCGTACGCCCTGATGGCGCTCTCGCACATCGTGCTGCGCCGCCGCGAGCCCGGCCTGCACCGCCCGTACCGCACCCCGGGCGGTGTGCTGACCTCATCGGTCGCCTTCGTGCTGGCCCTCGCCGCCCTGGTGGCGACCTTCCTGGTCGACAAGGACGCGGCGTTCATCGCGCTCGCCGTGTACGTGATCGCCCTCGCCTACTTCGCGTTCTACAGTCGCCACCACCTGGTGGCGAAGGCACCCGAGGAGGAGTTCGCGGCGCTCGCCGCGGCCGAGGCCGAACTCGAACGCTGA
- a CDS encoding FadR/GntR family transcriptional regulator produces the protein MASTGGSADRLTSVLRPVRAGNGFEEALEQILQVVRLGLVPGGERLPAERELADRMGISRVTLREVLKVLQEQGLVESRRGRYGGTFVLRRAQTADEAELRRRIAAVDMEDTLRFREVLEVGAAGLCAAHGLTEGGAERLRAALAATHDAPLGDYRRQDTLLHLTLAELSGSPTLTAQYAAVRATVNDLLDCIPLLVRNLEHSQHQHTALVEAVLDGDADAAREVMREHCAGTAALLRGFLT, from the coding sequence GTGGCCAGTACGGGTGGATCGGCGGACCGGCTGACGTCCGTGCTGCGGCCGGTGCGCGCGGGCAACGGTTTCGAGGAGGCCCTGGAGCAGATCCTGCAGGTCGTGCGCCTGGGGCTGGTGCCGGGCGGGGAGCGGCTGCCGGCCGAGCGGGAGCTCGCGGACCGGATGGGGATCAGCCGGGTCACGCTGCGCGAGGTCCTGAAGGTGCTCCAGGAGCAGGGCCTGGTGGAGAGCCGGCGGGGCCGGTACGGCGGAACGTTCGTGCTGCGGCGCGCGCAGACGGCCGACGAGGCGGAGCTGCGCCGCCGGATCGCCGCCGTCGACATGGAGGACACGCTGCGCTTCCGCGAGGTCCTGGAGGTGGGCGCGGCCGGGCTGTGCGCGGCGCACGGCCTGACCGAGGGGGGTGCCGAGCGGCTGCGCGCGGCCCTCGCGGCGACCCATGACGCACCGCTCGGCGACTACCGGCGGCAGGACACGCTGCTGCACCTCACCCTCGCCGAGCTGTCCGGTTCGCCGACGCTGACGGCGCAGTACGCGGCGGTCCGGGCGACCGTCAACGACCTGCTGGACTGCATCCCCCTGCTGGTGCGCAACCTGGAGCACTCGCAGCACCAGCACACGGCCCTGGTGGAGGCGGTGCTCGACGGGGACGCGGACGCGGCGCGCGAGGTGATGCGGGAGCACTGCGCGGGGACGGCGGCGCTGCTGCGCGGCTTTCTGACCTGA
- a CDS encoding glutamine synthetase family protein — protein sequence MADRTPPLAVDELRSLVANGEIDTVVLAFPDMQGRLQGKRFAAPFFLSDVLDHGTEGCNYLLAVDAEMNTVDGYEMSSWDRGYGDFAMRPDLSTLRRVPWNEATAMVMADLAWSDGSPVVAAPRQILRRQLDRLAAHGFTAHVGTELEFIVFKDTYEQAWDANYRGLTPANQYNIDYSILGTGRIEPLLRRIRNEMTAAGLTVESAKGECNPGQHEIAFKYDEALVTCDQHAVYKTGAKEIAAQEGCSLTFMAKYNEREGNSCHIHLSLQDADGRNVMAGDGPDGMSDVMRHFLAGQLAALRDFSLLYAPNVNSYKRFQPGSFAPTAVAWGHDNRTCALRIVGHGRSTRFENRLPGGDVNPYLAVAALVAAGLHGLEQGLELPPACTGNAYTGGYEHVPTNLREAAELWENSEIAKAAFGPEVVAHYRNMARVELDAYDAAVTDWELRRSFERM from the coding sequence GTGGCAGACCGCACACCCCCGCTCGCCGTCGACGAGCTCCGCTCGCTCGTCGCGAACGGCGAGATCGACACCGTCGTCCTGGCCTTCCCCGACATGCAGGGACGGCTCCAGGGCAAGCGGTTCGCCGCACCGTTCTTCCTGAGCGACGTCCTCGACCACGGCACCGAGGGCTGCAACTATCTTCTGGCCGTCGACGCCGAGATGAACACCGTCGACGGCTACGAGATGTCCTCCTGGGACCGCGGCTACGGCGACTTCGCCATGCGCCCCGACCTCTCCACCCTGCGCCGCGTCCCCTGGAACGAGGCCACCGCCATGGTGATGGCCGACCTCGCCTGGAGCGACGGCAGCCCCGTCGTCGCCGCCCCGCGCCAGATCCTCCGCCGCCAGCTCGACCGGCTCGCCGCCCACGGCTTCACCGCCCACGTCGGCACCGAGCTCGAGTTCATCGTCTTCAAGGACACCTACGAGCAGGCGTGGGACGCGAACTACCGCGGTCTGACCCCCGCCAACCAGTACAACATCGACTACTCCATCCTGGGCACCGGGCGGATCGAGCCCCTGCTGCGCCGCATCCGCAACGAGATGACCGCCGCAGGACTCACCGTCGAGTCCGCCAAGGGCGAGTGCAACCCCGGCCAGCACGAGATCGCCTTCAAGTACGACGAAGCCCTCGTCACCTGCGACCAGCACGCCGTCTACAAGACCGGAGCCAAGGAGATCGCCGCCCAGGAGGGCTGCTCGCTCACCTTCATGGCCAAGTACAACGAGCGCGAGGGCAACTCCTGCCACATCCACCTCTCCCTCCAGGACGCCGACGGCCGTAACGTCATGGCGGGGGACGGACCCGACGGCATGTCCGACGTCATGCGGCACTTCCTGGCCGGACAGCTCGCCGCCCTGCGCGACTTCTCCCTCCTCTACGCCCCGAACGTCAACTCCTACAAGCGGTTCCAGCCGGGCTCCTTCGCCCCCACCGCCGTCGCCTGGGGCCACGACAACCGCACCTGCGCCCTGCGGATCGTCGGCCACGGCCGCTCCACCCGCTTCGAGAACCGCCTCCCCGGCGGCGACGTCAACCCCTACCTCGCCGTCGCCGCCCTCGTCGCCGCCGGCCTCCACGGCCTCGAACAGGGCCTCGAACTCCCGCCCGCCTGCACCGGCAACGCCTACACCGGCGGATACGAGCACGTGCCCACCAATCTGCGCGAAGCCGCCGAGCTCTGGGAGAACAGCGAGATCGCCAAGGCCGCCTTCGGCCCCGAGGTCGTCGCCCACTACCGCAACATGGCCCGCGTCGAACTCGACGCCTACGACGCCGCCGTCACCGACTGGGAACTGCGCCGCTCCTTCGAACGCATGTGA
- a CDS encoding aldehyde dehydrogenase family protein, whose translation MPHELHVLNPATEELVATVPAATPADVDAAVLRATEAQRAWAAAAPADRARVLRRFAATVDAHIEELALLEVREAGHTLGNARWEAGNVRDLLDYAAGGAERLNGRQIPVPGGLDVTLLEPLGVIGVIAPWNFPMPIAAWATAPALAAGNAVLLKPAETTPLTALRLAELALESGLPEHLFQVLPGEGPVAGNALVEHPGIAKIVFTGSTRVGKQIMAKAADQVKRVTLELGGKSPNIVFADADLAAAAAAAPMAFLDNSGQDCCARTRILVQREVYDRFLALLTPAVEEIVVGDPLDERTQMGPLISRAQLDRVRSYVTGATENAPGAEAVRGKAPEGPGFWFPPTLLTGLPEDAPCAVEEVFGPVAVVLPFEDEADAIRLANATPYGLSGSIWTRDVGRALRASRAVRAGNLSVNSHSSVRYWTPFGGFGQSGLGRELGPDALTAFTETKNVFISTEA comes from the coding sequence TTGCCGCACGAACTGCACGTCCTGAACCCGGCGACCGAGGAGCTCGTCGCCACCGTCCCCGCCGCCACCCCGGCCGACGTCGACGCCGCCGTCCTGCGGGCGACCGAGGCGCAGCGCGCCTGGGCCGCCGCCGCGCCGGCCGACCGCGCCCGCGTCCTGCGCCGCTTCGCCGCCACCGTCGACGCCCACATCGAGGAACTCGCCCTCCTCGAAGTCCGCGAGGCCGGCCACACCCTCGGCAACGCCCGCTGGGAAGCCGGCAACGTCCGCGACCTGCTCGACTACGCGGCCGGGGGAGCGGAACGCCTCAACGGCCGCCAGATCCCCGTCCCCGGCGGCCTCGACGTCACCCTCCTCGAACCCCTCGGCGTCATCGGCGTCATCGCCCCCTGGAACTTCCCCATGCCGATCGCCGCATGGGCCACCGCCCCCGCCCTCGCCGCCGGCAACGCCGTCCTCCTCAAGCCCGCCGAGACCACCCCGCTCACCGCGCTCCGCCTCGCCGAACTCGCCCTGGAGTCCGGCCTGCCCGAGCACCTCTTCCAGGTCCTCCCCGGCGAGGGCCCGGTCGCCGGCAACGCCCTCGTCGAACACCCCGGCATCGCCAAGATCGTCTTCACCGGCTCCACCCGGGTCGGCAAGCAGATCATGGCGAAGGCCGCCGACCAGGTGAAGCGCGTCACCCTCGAACTCGGCGGCAAGAGCCCCAACATCGTCTTCGCCGACGCCGACCTCGCGGCCGCGGCCGCCGCCGCCCCCATGGCCTTCCTCGACAACAGCGGCCAGGACTGCTGCGCCCGCACCCGGATCCTCGTCCAGCGCGAGGTCTACGACCGCTTCCTGGCACTCCTCACCCCCGCCGTCGAGGAGATCGTCGTCGGCGACCCGCTCGACGAGCGCACCCAGATGGGCCCCCTCATCTCCCGCGCCCAGCTCGACCGCGTCCGCTCCTACGTCACCGGCGCCACCGAGAACGCCCCCGGCGCCGAAGCCGTCCGCGGCAAGGCCCCCGAAGGCCCCGGCTTCTGGTTCCCGCCCACCCTCCTCACCGGCCTCCCCGAGGACGCCCCCTGCGCCGTCGAGGAGGTCTTCGGCCCCGTCGCCGTCGTCCTGCCCTTCGAGGACGAGGCCGACGCGATCCGGCTCGCCAACGCCACCCCGTACGGCCTGTCCGGCTCCATCTGGACCCGGGACGTCGGCCGCGCCCTGCGCGCCTCCCGCGCCGTCCGGGCCGGCAACCTCTCCGTCAACTCCCACTCCAGCGTCCGCTACTGGACCCCCTTCGGCGGCTTCGGCCAGTCCGGCCTCGGCCGGGAACTGGGCCCCGACGCCCTGACCGCCTTCACCGAAACCAAGAACGTCTTCATCAGCACGGAGGCCTGA
- a CDS encoding 3-oxoacyl-ACP reductase produces the protein MTDTESTEETICRRLVGRTAVITGAGSGIGLAAARRLASEGAHVVCGDIDEQAGKAAAEEVGGTFVKVDVTDPEEVENLFKVAFDTYGSVDIAFNNAGISPPDDDSILETGLEAWKRVQDVNLTSVYLCCKAALPYMRRQGRGSIINTASFVAIMGAATSQISYTASKGGVLAMSRELGVQFAREGIRVNALCPGPVNTPLLQELFAKDPERAARRLVHIPVGRFAEAEEIAAAVAFLASDDSSFVNATDFLVDGGISGAYVTPL, from the coding sequence ATGACCGACACCGAGAGCACCGAAGAGACCATCTGCCGCCGGCTCGTCGGCCGCACCGCCGTCATCACCGGCGCCGGCAGCGGCATCGGCCTCGCCGCCGCCCGCCGCCTCGCCTCCGAGGGCGCGCACGTCGTCTGCGGCGACATCGACGAGCAGGCCGGCAAGGCCGCCGCCGAAGAGGTCGGCGGCACCTTCGTCAAGGTCGACGTCACCGACCCCGAGGAGGTGGAGAACCTCTTCAAGGTCGCCTTCGACACCTACGGCTCCGTCGACATCGCCTTCAACAACGCCGGCATCTCGCCCCCCGACGACGACTCCATCCTGGAGACCGGACTGGAGGCGTGGAAGCGCGTCCAGGACGTCAACCTGACCTCCGTCTACCTGTGCTGCAAGGCCGCCCTGCCGTACATGCGCCGCCAGGGCCGGGGCTCCATCATCAACACCGCCTCCTTCGTCGCGATCATGGGCGCCGCCACCAGCCAGATCTCGTACACCGCCTCCAAGGGCGGCGTGCTCGCCATGTCCCGCGAACTCGGCGTCCAGTTCGCCCGCGAGGGCATCCGCGTCAACGCCCTCTGCCCCGGCCCCGTCAACACCCCCCTGCTCCAGGAGCTCTTCGCCAAGGACCCCGAGCGCGCCGCGCGCCGCCTGGTGCACATTCCGGTCGGCCGGTTCGCCGAGGCCGAGGAGATCGCCGCCGCGGTCGCCTTCCTCGCCAGCGACGACTCCTCGTTCGTCAACGCCACCGACTTCCTCGTCGACGGCGGCATCTCCGGCGCGTACGTGACCCCCCTCTAG
- a CDS encoding haloacid dehalogenase-like hydrolase gives MHQTLRAGAAALALAATALLPTTGAQAAPDRPADCPALTTADGWHGDNKARLERLIADHCRKKTPRGDKPLAIFDWDNTVIKNDVGDATFFWLLRHDRVRPPRNGDWTTTSRHLTPDAATALRNACPTGTRTLPTATDTRCADELLAVYATGATTAGATAFAGHDHRRMDPQYAWLAQLLHGWTPGQVRSFATAARAENLAAPQGATQRVGSSRVTGWIRHYDQQRDLLRALEDAGFAVWIVSASPEPVVDVWAEGIGIPASRAIGIRNTTEHGRLTSHLRGCGTVADGEDRMITYIDGKRCWINQEILGVHGPAAERVQPAHRRQVLAAGDSDTDVSFLRDATGLRLVVNRNKNELMCRAYDDADGRWIVNPMFIEPKQRKPDPYPCATTGYTAADGTPAPVRRADGSVVPDQRDTVYGAP, from the coding sequence GTGCACCAGACCCTCAGGGCCGGGGCCGCCGCCCTCGCCCTCGCCGCGACCGCACTCCTGCCCACCACCGGTGCCCAGGCCGCGCCCGACCGGCCCGCCGACTGCCCCGCCCTCACCACCGCCGACGGCTGGCACGGCGACAACAAGGCCCGCCTCGAACGCCTCATCGCCGACCACTGCCGAAAGAAGACCCCCCGGGGCGACAAACCCCTCGCCATCTTCGACTGGGACAACACCGTCATCAAGAACGACGTCGGCGACGCCACCTTCTTCTGGCTCCTGCGCCACGACCGCGTCCGGCCGCCGAGGAACGGCGACTGGACCACCACCAGCCGCCACCTCACCCCCGATGCCGCCACCGCGCTGCGAAACGCCTGCCCCACCGGCACCCGCACGCTGCCCACCGCCACCGACACGCGCTGCGCCGACGAACTCCTCGCCGTGTACGCGACCGGCGCCACCACCGCCGGCGCGACCGCCTTCGCCGGCCACGACCACCGCCGCATGGACCCCCAGTACGCCTGGCTCGCCCAGCTCCTGCACGGCTGGACCCCCGGCCAGGTCCGGTCCTTCGCCACCGCCGCCCGCGCGGAGAACCTCGCCGCCCCGCAGGGCGCCACCCAGCGGGTCGGCAGCTCCCGGGTCACCGGCTGGATCCGCCACTACGACCAGCAGCGCGACCTGCTCCGCGCCCTCGAGGACGCCGGATTCGCCGTGTGGATCGTCTCCGCCTCACCCGAGCCCGTCGTCGACGTCTGGGCGGAGGGCATCGGCATCCCCGCCTCCCGCGCCATCGGCATCCGCAACACCACCGAGCACGGCCGCCTCACCTCCCACCTCCGGGGCTGCGGCACGGTGGCGGACGGAGAGGACCGGATGATCACCTACATCGACGGCAAACGCTGCTGGATCAACCAGGAGATCCTCGGCGTCCACGGCCCCGCCGCCGAACGCGTCCAGCCCGCGCACCGCCGCCAGGTCCTCGCCGCCGGCGACTCCGACACCGACGTCTCCTTCCTGCGCGACGCCACCGGCCTGCGGCTCGTCGTCAACCGCAACAAGAACGAGCTCATGTGCCGGGCCTACGACGACGCCGACGGCCGCTGGATCGTCAACCCCATGTTCATCGAGCCGAAGCAGCGCAAGCCGGACCCGTACCCCTGCGCCACCACCGGCTACACCGCCGCCGACGGCACCCCCGCGCCCGTCCGGCGCGCCGACGGCAGCGTCGTACCGGACCAGAGGGACACGGTGTACGGAGCCCCCTGA
- a CDS encoding amino acid deaminase/aldolase produces MTPRAADRARYDRATAQLDAPVAVVDLEAFDANAEDLVRRAGGKPVRVASKSVRCRALLERVLARDGFAGVMSFTLAESLWLARAGFEDVLLAYPSADRAAFAELAGDAKLAAAVTVMVDDVAQLDLIEASRAGGAEEVRVCLELDTSLHLLGGRVRIGARRSPLREPAQLAELARSVARRPGFRLVGLMAYEGHVAGVGDAVAGRPLRSRAVRLMQAAARRELAARRAAVVRAVRAVAPDLEFVNGGGTGSVQHTAAEDAVTEIAAGSGLFVPRLFDNYTSFTGRPAALFAQPVVRRPGVGVVTVLGGGYPASGVAGRDRLPVPYLPEGLRYDPQEGPGEVQTPLLGSPADDLRIGDKVWFRHAKAGELCERFDTLHLVEGDRVTAAVPTYRGEGRTFL; encoded by the coding sequence ATGACTCCCCGTGCCGCCGACCGCGCCCGGTACGACCGGGCCACCGCCCAACTCGACGCGCCCGTCGCCGTCGTCGATCTGGAGGCCTTCGACGCCAACGCCGAGGATCTGGTGCGCAGGGCCGGTGGCAAGCCGGTCCGGGTCGCGAGCAAGTCGGTGCGGTGCCGGGCGCTGCTGGAACGCGTGCTGGCCCGGGACGGGTTCGCGGGTGTGATGTCGTTCACGCTGGCCGAGTCGCTGTGGCTGGCCAGGGCCGGGTTCGAGGACGTGCTGCTGGCCTACCCGTCCGCCGACCGGGCGGCCTTCGCGGAGCTCGCCGGGGACGCGAAGCTGGCCGCGGCGGTGACCGTGATGGTCGACGACGTGGCGCAGCTCGATCTGATCGAGGCGTCGCGGGCGGGCGGTGCGGAGGAGGTCCGGGTCTGTCTGGAGCTGGACACCTCGCTGCACCTGCTGGGCGGACGGGTGCGGATCGGGGCCCGGCGCTCGCCGCTGCGGGAGCCCGCGCAGCTGGCGGAGCTGGCCCGGTCGGTCGCGCGCCGGCCCGGTTTCCGGCTGGTGGGGCTGATGGCGTACGAGGGGCACGTGGCGGGTGTCGGGGACGCGGTCGCGGGCCGGCCGCTGCGCTCGCGGGCGGTCCGCCTGATGCAGGCGGCGGCCCGCAGGGAGCTGGCGGCGCGCCGGGCGGCGGTGGTCCGTGCGGTGCGGGCGGTGGCGCCGGACCTGGAGTTCGTCAACGGCGGCGGGACCGGCAGCGTGCAGCACACGGCGGCCGAGGACGCGGTGACGGAGATCGCGGCGGGGTCGGGGCTGTTCGTGCCGCGGCTGTTCGACAACTACACGTCCTTCACGGGCCGCCCGGCGGCGCTGTTCGCGCAGCCGGTGGTGCGCCGCCCGGGCGTGGGGGTGGTGACGGTCCTTGGCGGCGGCTACCCCGCCTCGGGCGTCGCCGGCCGGGACCGGCTCCCGGTGCCGTATCTGCCGGAGGGTCTGCGCTACGACCCGCAGGAGGGTCCGGGCGAGGTCCAGACGCCCCTGCTCGGCTCTCCCGCGGACGACCTGCGCATCGGCGACAAGGTGTGGTTCCGGCACGCGAAGGCCGGGGAGCTGTGCGAGCGCTTCGACACGCTGCACCTGGTGGAGGGCGACCGGGTCACGGCCGCCGTCCCGACGTACCGGGGCGAGGGCCGGACGTTCCTGTAG
- the mycP gene encoding type VII secretion-associated serine protease mycosin, which yields MTPRRPRRRAAAAALLAAAFTVLPATTAPAYADTIRARQWGLDALHTSRAWQTTRGEGITVAVLDTGVDATHPDLAGSVLPGTDLVGFGAGRGDRAWARHGTAMAGIIAGHGHGPGGQDGVLGVAPKVRILPVRVILEGTDKARDKARKTRGTALAEGIRWATDHGADVINLSLGDDSESAHPDAGEDAAVQYALAKGVSVVASAGNGGEKGDHISFPAAYPGVIAVTAVDRWGTRASFSTSRWYATVSAPGVDIVIADPDRRYYEGWGTSAAAAFVSGAVALVRAAHPDLTPAQIKRLLIDTARSRPQGGRSDEKGYGTVDPAAAIEEGARLKGTDLKTVAAGHTARYFGPGPRPAPEETHPIGLLAPLAGGVGVLFLAAAVALWRGGHPR from the coding sequence GTGACGCCCCGCCGCCCGCGGCGCCGCGCCGCGGCCGCCGCGCTGCTCGCCGCCGCCTTCACCGTCCTGCCCGCGACCACCGCGCCCGCGTACGCCGACACCATCCGCGCCCGCCAGTGGGGCCTCGACGCCCTGCACACCAGCCGGGCCTGGCAGACGACCCGCGGCGAGGGCATCACGGTCGCCGTCCTCGACACCGGCGTCGACGCCACCCACCCCGACCTCGCCGGCTCCGTGCTGCCCGGGACCGACCTCGTCGGCTTCGGTGCCGGCCGCGGCGACCGCGCCTGGGCCCGCCACGGCACCGCGATGGCCGGCATCATCGCCGGACACGGCCACGGACCCGGCGGCCAGGACGGCGTCCTCGGCGTCGCCCCGAAGGTGCGGATCCTGCCCGTGCGGGTCATCCTCGAAGGCACCGACAAGGCCCGCGACAAGGCCCGCAAGACCCGCGGCACCGCCCTCGCCGAGGGCATCCGGTGGGCCACCGACCACGGCGCCGACGTCATCAACCTCTCCCTCGGCGACGACTCCGAGTCCGCCCACCCCGACGCCGGCGAGGACGCCGCCGTGCAGTACGCCCTGGCCAAGGGCGTCTCCGTCGTCGCCTCCGCCGGCAACGGCGGCGAGAAGGGCGACCACATCTCCTTCCCGGCCGCCTACCCCGGTGTCATCGCCGTCACGGCCGTCGACCGCTGGGGCACCCGCGCGTCCTTCTCCACCAGCCGCTGGTACGCCACGGTCAGCGCCCCCGGCGTCGACATCGTCATCGCCGACCCGGACCGCCGCTACTACGAGGGCTGGGGCACGAGCGCCGCCGCCGCGTTCGTCTCCGGCGCCGTCGCCCTGGTCCGCGCCGCCCACCCCGACCTGACGCCGGCCCAGATCAAACGGCTCCTCATCGACACCGCCCGCAGCCGCCCCCAGGGCGGCCGCAGCGACGAGAAGGGGTACGGGACGGTCGACCCGGCCGCCGCCATCGAGGAGGGCGCCCGCCTGAAGGGCACCGACCTCAAGACCGTCGCCGCCGGCCACACCGCCCGCTACTTCGGCCCCGGCCCCCGGCCCGCCCCCGAGGAGACCCACCCCATCGGCCTGCTCGCCCCCCTCGCGGGCGGCGTCGGCGTCCTCTTCCTCGCCGCCGCCGTCGCTCTGTGGCGCGGCGGCCACCCGCGCTGA